The genomic DNA ttgacttggagacagctttctcattagcattatcttcagcacggatttcttcttgaataataaaagaggtctcatcaaatggttcagcaattgattctttatagaggggttcattaacacccttaagcacatgtggtacttccctgcctttagcacagacatgaggaggggagtttatgcctaattttccaatagcagcattgtaatcataacctataccagatgtttgattaacatcttgcttattgtaaaactctttggacttcgaacaagaattaaagtaagctttaaccttagcctcaagaccggtgatcttgtctttgagaatagtttcaagttgtctataatagtcaactctattctctagaaaagatacttgttcttttaatttatcttgattaatgtgcacaagtcttaattcattgacctctttctcaaggtctttgatttgttgatttaacaattcattatcacgacgagcacaatctaaggaaccttctagatgataaactaattcagcatcagtaaattttacctcttttcttgacgatgaggtgtttgcatcactagccatgagagcaagattcccaacttcttcatcttcactgtcagtatcatcccagcttcttccctttgccaggtaagccctttcagatttactcttttgattagaatcgtaagagttcttccttgcttgttttggcttcctgcattctgtggcaaagtatcccaactcattgcagttgaagcatcgaatggtgcttcgatcaaccatccctgttttatacccaccactgctggtgttagaggatgaagatccacctttctggaatctgttgtagttggacttgtacttgaacttgggattccttttgaatctgacatttgagaatctcttcacaatcagggccattgactcatcctccaattgccccagttcttccaaggaataataatcatctcctgattgatttgtagtaggaggatcaaattctgctactatcacattatcttcaaccttggaagactgtaccattctttctgactgttgagattgttgttgatattgtggttgttgttgttgttcatcagctactagagcagtagacgtgctgaccactcttcctttcccgtaaacttccttctgctgaatctgctccaactcataagtctttaacataccatagagcctttccaaagaaatctcactcagatctcttgcttctcttatggcagtgattctatgttcgagatgagttggcagtgttaaaaggaactttttgttgacctccctgatggaatagtatttaccattaatgttcaggttgttgatcaatgcattgtacctctcaaacacttcagtgattccttctcctggattggatttaaagtattcatactcagaggttaggatttctagcttgttctccctaacttcctctgtgccttcattaataatctcaatagtttcccagatatgtttgaaatctttacaattcatcacatgtctattcatcaagggattaagggaatctactaaaattaattgaaggctagcatccagggaggcttcttcaatttcagcaggagagaaatcctcaggatctttcacataagttctcgctttggtgatcaccacatcattttctattacctctggttcaataaccataggaatttttggacccttctttaacacttgcaaatatttgggattagccacttgtaaaaacagtagcatcttcttcttccacataacataattttctttatcgaaaagtggaattttaacggtttcaactttttgtgtagtcattatgaatttttttgagtgaataaaaaattcaagaagtgaaagaaccacaaaagtctaggatctagatttgtacgttaatcagaaggctctgataccaattgttaggtcccaatttgtttgtagaagggggggttgaatgcaaataataccgtttaatcgaataaaatgcggaataaaaatgtgaaacaaaattcaagttaaataaaacttttattaaacttgaaaggtgttacaactacggtatcggttacaagggattaatctcaaatcaattattacaaatctagaataaattcgacatgaactttttctatttttgcaattaaaagatcaaatgctaaatgcgatttgagattaagttctagggattttaatccgctagattgatacacaagaacaagataaataattctagtggattggatttaacttttcaatctagaattttgatcttgaataaagcagatgaaaaataaaatgttgagcctttgttttctgctgagttcttgacttgtgtttttgttgaattattgcatgaaatgtcttctgctgtgtttttgttgtttaagtaaacagaacaatccagtttactcagcaagactttcggcaagacaatcaaatgaactggtatgacaatccatttgatctggtaggactttcggtgagactatcctcttgaactagcaagacaatcccaatagctagcaagacaatcagaatgaactagcaagactttcggtatgactatcaattgtcataccgattgtcatagtagttcaaatcacattgtcttactgaattattaatagattttaatctaataacaattctgaaaatccttaatattaattctgaattaattaatcaattaattcaattaatcaataaattattctttgcagatataatttattttcttaattaaattatatgacttaattaattaatagagaattaatactaatcttgagcagcaaccattcttctgaaaatcttctgaaaattactgtcaattatgaatcaattccaccacttcaatgttgacactcgatgtactgtctggttcatgagtgactaacttccgtgacgtttcttcaagtcttgaccttgatactcttgattttcttcagactaaatccttgtaattaattgataccctgacgagatctctatcacttgattaaatccacaatcttgatttatatcactgagacttgatcaatttcttgagcttcttccagtgaattaagtcttcaagtctgtagatgaataatgtttcttaatcgtttgacatatgttactttgtgagatctctctgacgatagatccactatttacttattacattcttatttgagttgagttatatcctcgaataaataaataggctatgacatatgcctttcatcccctattattaattaattttttttttgacaaacaCTATTATTAATTACTTAATTGACAAGATGCAGAAAATAAAAAAGTATAAATCGCGTGTGATTGGTTGTGTCTACACACGTGTGATCATTAAAAAATAGTGGTTCTCATACATATCGTCAGAAACTAGTAGTATCAAGTATCAACCAGTGCCCTTATTTTTGTGTTGCAGCTTGTTGGTCTGCACCTATCATTCAATCCAACTCTTGTAACAGGTATCACAAAGCAAAGATAGAAGTATCATCAATGCAGTTTTAGATAAAGACTTTCTAGCACTTAATTCCTTCAAGAGTCTCTCATCAATGGCTACTCTTCTGTACTTTCTCTACACTCTTTGTGTTGTCAACTTCCTCTTTACTGCATTTTCCCTTATTCTCCTTGTCATCATTCTGTTTGTGCAATGTAATAGCGCTGGTTAAAATATTATGTCTTTTGTATAATTTTTCTCACGTCTCCGCGCTGAGACTTGAACCATCCACCTCTTATTATACTTCCAACACATCCATAAGAGTAAACCTTACCGTAGATAGTAGATATGTTGTTATAGGTTTCCTAATGTGTTGGACCAGAGTTTACAAATTTTACTGCATCATATTTAACCTTTTAGCTTTTGTCGTATTTTGGAGTTTACTTAGCCtattcttcatcagcttttaattAGTTTACTTTCCTATTTTTTGAACAGTCTTCAAGCTCATCATTTTTTCTATTTACCTACCTGTTTGTTTTGATGTTGTTGTTAAGCAATTTGATTTGCTTATACCTTCTTTTTGTGGTTGCTTTATTTGTGGAGTACAACAGATGATTCTTTATTTGTTGTTTTTAGGGGGAATTGTAGATTTGAGAGAGCATTGTGAGTATTTAGCAACTTCGTTTCAAGGACTGGGATAAAGCTTGCAAAACTCAAAAGTTAGATCAAAACTGTTTTTTTTTTGGAAAGTTGTAGTGGTAACAAGAAAAAAAAGTAGATGTATGGATCCGAGGAATGCCATGTCGTTATCAGGGTCACCTTCATACTATATGCCGAGAGAAATGTCCGGTTCTGTGTCAGGGCAAGGCCCAGGGCCAGAGACAGGGTTCTTGTTTAGTGCTGATGATCATTTTCAAACAAATATTGGTAGCACTTCATTTGGACCAACATTACAAGTGGACTCTTCATTCGTAACTTCACCACGAGGAGTTAATGTGGGCGCACCAGCAGCTGTGGCGGTGCCTGAGCCTCTGAGACGAAGAAGGGGAAGGCCTCGTAAGTATGGACCCGAGGGGGTGGTTTCTTTGGGGTTGTCTCCCTCTTCTTCCACATCTCTTAGTAAGTTGATGCCATTTCAGAAGCGCGGTAGAGGACGGCCAGCAGGAAGTGGTAGGAAACAGCAGTTAGCTCCACTTGGTAAGTGCTAATTTTGATTAAGATGCTTCTCctaaattaaaattatatgatACATGGTACATGTCATTCAAACTCAGTTACCCGTATATTGTGATTTTAATTGCAAGTTTTCTTTTTCTTAATGTTTCCTGTCATAGGCGGATACCCATAGGATCAAGAGCAAATTATAGTATTAACAAGAATGCACTTCAGGGTAATGCTCTTAGAGTTAATAAAATTAAACAGATTGTTGAAAAAACAAGGTCAATAAAACTAGCCAACTGCTTACAAAGAAGCCAGTACTTAAAAAATACCAACAGAGGCTCAACTCTATCTAGACGCAAGCCCATATAAGATAACTTGGAGAGAGCTACCATGACGCTTGAGCAGTACTAAATTGGAACTGATATTTTCCACAGGATGAAAAGATCAGCCCAATTTGTCTCGCTAAAGACAAGAATCATCAGGTTATGCAATTATAGCAAGTAGCAACTCTTGGATGAGTTGATTCATATGCGTTAAGAGCAAAGGCTAGGTCCATGACACCCATGCTCTTCTACTAAGATTGGctttggattaaaattcattagCAAGACCGAAAATCCCTTTTATACGGGTTGACCTTTTGTGCAAATGGTTAGTGTTAGGTTACAAATTCTCTCAAGTCTGAAAACCGTAAGCTGTTGGAAGATAAATCCTTTGTGCTCTGATATGTGCTAACTACCAACAGCAACCTATtgttctaattttttttatttagtaCTCTTTCATTTGGCAAGTTATTCGGTCTTAATTTTCAAATTCATCTACTCATCAAATTTTGTTTTTTTTGCTAAACATCGGtcttaattaaaattttactCATCAAACTTTATGCAACATTTTTCTTGCGCACTTTTTATTCATGTTCTGAGATTGACATTATCCATTGGTTCACTTTGTCGCTGCCTGCATCCAGCTACGATGGATCTGCTGATATTTCATATAAATATTTTGTGCACGCAGGAGCATGGCTCTCTGGTTCAGCTGGGATGGGATTTACCCCACATGTCATCACCGTGGCAGTAGGAGAAGTATGTTCTACCTTATCTATTAGTTTTACCATCACTGCTTGCATCAGATAGGATTCACAATTTTTGACATAATATCTAAATGGATAATATGCAGGACATTACAGCAAAAATACTGTCATTTTTGCAGCAAGTAGCAAGAGCTATATGCATACTGTCAGCCACTGGTGTCATATCTACAGTAACTCTTCGTCAACCATCAACCTCCGGAGGCACACTTACATACGAGGTTTCAGCTCTTAATTTAGTTTCAAATATGTTTCTATCTTTAATTAAGATATTCCTTCTATTTTTCCATGCATTTTGGTGCAATGTCaaaaaaggaaaataatttgTTTCCTTGCACTACAATGTCAACTTCCTAACATCAAATATTGAAAGTTGTATAAATTGTAAATATCAATCCAATATTACTTTAATAGCCAATTAATTTTTGAGCAtatttcttttccttccaaagGGCCATTTCGAGATATTGTGTCTGTCAGGCTCTTACTTGCACAATGATGGTAGTAGTTCCGGGGGCCAAACTGGTGGTCTGAGCATTTCCCTCGCAAATTCAGATGGTGGCGTTATAGGCGGTGGAGTTGGGGGAATTCTTATTGCCGCAAGTCCTGTCCAGGTACTTCAACTGCTTCAGTCTCTTGAGTAACTGTCCTTTCAGTCCATATCCTTTTTATTAAAGCAGTATGTTTTTTAGTACTCTTACTTGAATTTCATTCCGCATGATTGCTGCTGGAATCCTGAATAAAGTCCTAGTAGTTTTGATTTTTAGGACAACTGCTGTGTAATGGTTGTTTTTGTAAAATCTGATTTCTTTAAAATCATAGTTGAGTTAAAATACTATGTACCATATGATATATCTTTTTCTACTCATTTTTGTTGTGCACTTACCTTCCAAACAAAGGAAATAACAAAGTTTAAACGGGAATGCTAATGTGTACCCAAATTGAAATATGGTCTTGCTTACTTTTCTTACTGAAGAAACGTTAGTTAAAACTGATATATTCAGTTGCATTTTTAGGGCTGAATAAATGTGCATGTTATTCAGGTTGTAATAGGGAGCTTTATGTGTAGTGGTCTTAAGATGAAGAGTACTGCAAATGCTGGTAATACTGAACGCCAGATAGGTGACAATCCAATAAATCAAGTACATTCTCATCTAAGTTAAGGTCTCAGTCGAACCTCTTCGATGTTTGGTAGGTCCTGCTCAAGTTAACGAGATGCAAGATTGCTTGCTGATTCAATGTGCGGTTAACAATTTACTTTAGTGTGGTTGACATTTCCGTAGTCTGCAGATGTGCATCGTGTAAATATGTTTATACCATTTCAAATTATAGACAAGTATGTAGAGATGTTCTTAACTCTATAATTTACAACTCTACAATTACAAGAAATTAAACTTCATTCCTCATCTCGACTGTTTGGACATGGGACGCTCATGCAGACAATTTAAATTGTGAATCTGTTTTAAGTAAATTTAGCTGAACTCAGGCTATGCAGTTTGATTTGTTAAGTAGCTAGCCTATGTGTGTTAAATTGTATGATGATCACTGGAGCAAGATGATAACAATTTCATCTGTTGTTATTATTTAACCTCTGCAGTATTAAAGTCTTCATATTTAGATTTTAATATTTCAACCTCTGCGGTATTAAAGCCTTGATATAGATTCTGATTGTGTTGGCATCCCTCAATTCACAGAAATAGTCCCATACTGCAATTTCAAATTTTTGCTTTGCTGCTACATTTCCATTGCAATTTCTCAATGTTAATTCCAGAGATATATTACAATCATCAAAGCAATATTTATATTTAAGGCAAAACAGTCCAAATTCCAGAGCAATAATAATGTCCAGAGCATTACACTCCTGATATGATTATATTTGCCTGGTCCAGAACCAATCAAACTAAAGCAGTCAAAACAAA from Apium graveolens cultivar Ventura chromosome 5, ASM990537v1, whole genome shotgun sequence includes the following:
- the LOC141724111 gene encoding AT-hook motif nuclear-localized protein 9 isoform X2; amino-acid sequence: MDPRNAMSLSGSPSYYMPREMSGSVSGQGPGPETGFLFSADDHFQTNIGSTSFGPTLQVDSSFVTSPRGVNVGAPAAVAVPEPLRRRRGRPRKYGPEGVVSLGLSPSSSTSLSKLMPFQKRGRGRPAGSGRKQQLAPLGAWLSGSAGMGFTPHVITVAVGEDITAKILSFLQQVARAICILSATGVISTVTLRQPSTSGGTLTYEGHFEILCLSGSYLHNDGSSSGGQTGGLSISLANSDGGVIGGGVGGILIAASPVQWS
- the LOC141724111 gene encoding AT-hook motif nuclear-localized protein 9 isoform X1; protein product: MDPRNAMSLSGSPSYYMPREMSGSVSGQGPGPETGFLFSADDHFQTNIGSTSFGPTLQVDSSFVTSPRGVNVGAPAAVAVPEPLRRRRGRPRKYGPEGVVSLGLSPSSSTSLSKLMPFQKRGRGRPAGSGRKQQLAPLGAWLSGSAGMGFTPHVITVAVGEDITAKILSFLQQVARAICILSATGVISTVTLRQPSTSGGTLTYEGHFEILCLSGSYLHNDGSSSGGQTGGLSISLANSDGGVIGGGVGGILIAASPVQVVIGSFMCSGLKMKSTANAGNTERQIGDNPINQVHSHLS